A stretch of DNA from Micromonospora sp. WMMD1155:
TCCACGTCGCCGCGGAGGTATCCCTCGTCTCGCGATCGGCGGATGAAGGCGTCGACTCGGGCGCTCTGCTCCTGACGGCGGATGCTGGCGGCAGGGTCGTTCTGCATCATGCGGCGAGTGTCGAGAGGCCACTCACGGCTGACGGGGACGATTCCCTCCACGTAGCGGTGCAGGGCGACGGGCACGGGGGCCTCGGTCAGGCGGGCCTCGTCGAGGACGTTCTCGGCGGAGTCGAGCTTGGCCTGGAAGACGGCACTGAGCAGGGCTTCGCGGTTCGCGAAGCGGCGGTGCACGGTGGTGCGGTCCACTCCGGCGGCAGCGGCGACGGCTGACATGGAGGTGCCGGGGTCCTCGGCCAGAAGTCGAGCTCCGGCGCGGAGGACGGCATCTAGATTACGGGCGGCATCGGCTCTCATGGCGCTGCGATCATACTCGACTGTTTCAGCTGCCCGGCAATCTTCTGCATGTGAGTCGCGGAACAGAATTTTTCCGCCTCGGTGTTGTTGCATTTAGCGACCGTAACTCTACGGTTGTGTTGCTGCCCGCTTCAGGGTGGCGAGGATGACAAGCGAGAGGATACGTACGGTGACAAGGACTTGGCTGATCACCGGTGGCTCGCAGGGCCTGGGCAAGGCACTGGTGCTCGCAGCGCTGAAGGCCGGCGACCGGGTAGTGGCGACTTCCCGCAAGCCGGAAGCGCTGGCTTCCCTGGCGGCAGAGCACCCCGAGCGTCTCGCGGCCGTCGCGCTCGACGTCACCTCCCCGGCGCAGGCCCGAGAGGTGGTCGCCGCGGCGGTGCAGCGGTTCGGCTCCATCGACGTGGTGGTCAACAACGCGGGCTACGCCACCAGCGGCTCGATCGAGGACTTCCCCGAGGAGGAATTCCGCGCGCAGGTCGAAGCGAACCTGTACGGCGTGGTCAATGTGACGAGGGCGGTCCTACCCGTGATGCGCGGGCAGCGATCCGGGCATATCGTGCAGATCTCCTCGATCGGCGGCCGCGTAGGCGGCACCCCCGGCCTGGGTGCCTACCAGACGGCGAAGTTTGCCGTAGAGGGCTTCTCCGAGGTCCTCGCCAACGAAGTGGCCCCCTTGGGCATCAAGGTCACCATCGTCGAGCCGGGTGGTATCCGCACCGGCTGGGCCGCCGGGGCCGCCGAACCCTCCGGTCCCATCACGCCTGACTACGAGCAGACGGTCGGCGCGTGGCTGAATCGATTCGCACAGTATGCCGGGAACGAGCCCGGCGACCCGGACCGCATGGCCCGCGCCATCGTCGACACCGTGGACGCCGCGGAGCCTCCGCGCCGGCTGCTGCTCGGCAGCGACGCACTAGGGATCGCGATCAGCTCAGAGGAAGGCCGTATAGCGGAGGCCAACTCGTGGGCCGAGGTGAGCCGGTCCACGGATTACCCCACCGCCTGACCGACACTCGCCCCGCAGTTCACGGCGGCGCGAGCCGCGGAAGACGCGGTAGGGCGCGAACTCAGCGTCTCCACCGACCGCGACGGACTCGGCGATTTCGCCGAGTCCGTCGCGCGGATGGTCCGCCCGGCGGCGCGCCGACATCCACCCCGCCCGCATACCTCCACCCCTTCTCATCTCAAGGAATCAAACATGACTGTGCGCGACAAGCTCTACATCGGTGGTTCCTGGGTGACTCCCAGCGCGCCGGAGTTGATGCTCGACATCCTGTCCCCGCACGACCAGTCGGTGCTCGGCCGCGTGGCGCAGGCCGCACCAGCCGACATCGACAAGGCTGTCGCCGCCGCGCGTGAGGCGTTCGACCACGGTCCGTGGCCGCGCACC
This window harbors:
- a CDS encoding helix-turn-helix domain-containing protein, encoding MQQHRGGKILFRDSHAEDCRAAETVEYDRSAMRADAARNLDAVLRAGARLLAEDPGTSMSAVAAAAGVDRTTVHRRFANREALLSAVFQAKLDSAENVLDEARLTEAPVPVALHRYVEGIVPVSREWPLDTRRMMQNDPAASIRRQEQSARVDAFIRRSRDEGYLRGDVDMTWARTVLDQLVDAAAHQFPTLTPPQAADLVVATFMNGLGAA
- a CDS encoding oxidoreductase gives rise to the protein MTRTWLITGGSQGLGKALVLAALKAGDRVVATSRKPEALASLAAEHPERLAAVALDVTSPAQAREVVAAAVQRFGSIDVVVNNAGYATSGSIEDFPEEEFRAQVEANLYGVVNVTRAVLPVMRGQRSGHIVQISSIGGRVGGTPGLGAYQTAKFAVEGFSEVLANEVAPLGIKVTIVEPGGIRTGWAAGAAEPSGPITPDYEQTVGAWLNRFAQYAGNEPGDPDRMARAIVDTVDAAEPPRRLLLGSDALGIAISSEEGRIAEANSWAEVSRSTDYPTA